A window of the Campylobacteraceae bacterium genome harbors these coding sequences:
- a CDS encoding transposase — MYNCIGLDVSKKLIAVYIPINKVNLEIENNSKAFKALYSKLKKLYKKEIDSLVFIFEPTGSYSFALTKFCKDKNIKCFLINPKQFSNHAKALGQRNKTDEVDSIVLSKSLHLARDNEIKVPYINEEAESIKELMGYYKFTSKQKTKTSNHLEALSAKDGSSFVIKELKKSMKNLKNTQEDILNQVMNIIEKNEDLLVKYNNIKTLSGIGKVGAIVLLHLFIKYPKANQRQIVALSGLDPIVKESGTSVHKKPKISKAGSKL; from the coding sequence GTGTATAATTGTATCGGATTAGATGTTAGTAAAAAATTAATTGCTGTATATATACCAATTAATAAAGTTAATCTTGAGATTGAAAATAATTCAAAGGCGTTTAAAGCCTTGTATTCTAAATTAAAAAAGCTTTATAAAAAAGAAATAGATTCTTTAGTATTTATATTTGAACCAACAGGTTCATATTCTTTTGCTCTTACAAAATTTTGTAAAGATAAAAATATCAAATGTTTTTTAATTAATCCTAAACAATTCTCAAATCATGCTAAAGCCTTAGGACAAAGAAACAAAACAGATGAAGTAGATTCTATTGTTTTATCTAAAAGTCTTCATTTAGCAAGAGACAATGAGATTAAAGTACCTTATATCAATGAAGAAGCAGAAAGTATAAAAGAGCTTATGGGATATTATAAATTCACTTCAAAACAAAAGACTAAAACATCCAATCATTTAGAAGCCTTAAGTGCTAAAGATGGAAGTTCTTTTGTAATAAAAGAACTAAAAAAATCAATGAAAAATTTAAAGAATACGCAAGAAGATATTCTAAATCAAGTAATGAATATAATAGAAAAAAATGAAGACTTATTAGTAAAATACAATAATATAAAAACATTATCAGGAATTGGTAAAGTTGGTGCAATAGTTTTATTACATTTATTTATTAAATATCCAAAAGCAAATCAAAGACAAATAGTAGCACTGTCTGGTTTAGATCCAATTGTAAAAGAATCGGGAACTTCTGTACATAAGAAACCAAAAATATCAAAGGCTGGCTCAAAACTATAA
- a CDS encoding GNAT family N-acetyltransferase: MSISLISENSWNSILKIQEEAYTDILPEDINVLKSKWISSPNTCAVYLNNDNKVLAYLLAHPWASEVPPKLHEKSQITNSINLYLHDLALAQEARGKGIAKNLVTNLIDKAKSQGFAKIFLVAVQGSDTFWAKFGFIVKPNALICPSYGDDPKLMTLELTK; this comes from the coding sequence ATGTCTATTAGCTTAATTTCAGAAAATTCATGGAATAGTATTCTAAAAATTCAAGAAGAGGCTTATACCGATATTTTACCTGAAGATATAAATGTGCTTAAAAGTAAGTGGATTTCATCTCCCAATACTTGTGCTGTTTACCTAAATAATGACAATAAAGTTTTAGCTTATCTATTAGCCCATCCATGGGCGAGTGAAGTACCACCTAAGTTACATGAAAAGAGCCAGATTACTAATAGCATAAATCTATATTTACATGATTTGGCTTTAGCGCAAGAGGCAAGAGGCAAAGGTATAGCTAAAAACTTAGTAACTAACTTAATAGATAAGGCCAAATCACAGGGCTTCGCTAAAATATTTTTGGTAGCTGTTCAAGGATCAGATACGTTTTGGGCTAAGTTTGGATTTATAGTTAAACCTAATGCGTTAATTTGTCCGAGTTATGGGGATGATCCCAAATTAATGACATTAGAGTTAACGAAATAA
- a CDS encoding CopG family transcriptional regulator → MKTVTMRVDDSIYDMIKLAADGQKRNLSNFIEFATIQYLTSSQFVENDEMNEIMDDKELVQNLMNGLDDFKNGDYTIV, encoded by the coding sequence ATGAAAACTGTAACAATGAGAGTAGATGATTCTATCTACGATATGATTAAACTTGCTGCTGATGGGCAAAAAAGAAATCTTTCAAACTTTATTGAATTTGCAACAATACAATATTTGACATCTTCACAATTTGTAGAAAATGATGAAATGAATGAAATTATGGATGATAAAGAACTTGTTCAAAATTTAATGAATGGATTAGATGACTTTAAAAATGGTGATTACACTATTGTCTAA
- a CDS encoding aminotransferase class V-fold PLP-dependent enzyme produces the protein MHFRTNPLDINLEHIRSFFPLTKETVYLNSASQAPLNTLVYDRLQMLLKRELNPALKKPFNRDDIRILLSKLLGGSPREYALTASTGHGLGMISLGIDFKRGDNIIIPEQEHWNNTFPWLNLEEKGVEIRFAKINEDNSIDPESIEKLINNKTRVVAIAAVRFNSGFRPNLAVIAKIAHKNDALFVVDAAQAAGMLPLDVQKDGIDVMSGCGFKWLLGMHGTGFLYVNKRVIKRINPILPGMFSADAVYDKLSYHEDSRKFETGTLAYTLFDAWREGLQLLLDLGIDNIYEKALENTDILIEGLRKKNYQIVSPTKKRENRTAIVHFNAGSLEKTKALYIKLKENDIQVSLQASNIRISPNFFTTKEELRKFLAVV, from the coding sequence ATGCACTTTAGGACTAATCCATTAGATATTAATTTGGAACACATTCGGTCTTTTTTTCCTCTTACAAAAGAAACTGTTTATCTTAACAGTGCTTCTCAAGCTCCTTTAAATACCTTAGTATATGATAGACTTCAAATGCTTTTGAAGAGAGAATTAAATCCTGCTTTAAAAAAACCTTTTAATCGTGATGATATACGAATATTACTCTCAAAATTATTGGGTGGTTCTCCTAGAGAATATGCTTTGACTGCTAGTACTGGTCATGGTTTGGGAATGATTTCTCTAGGTATTGATTTTAAGAGAGGCGATAATATTATAATTCCAGAACAAGAACATTGGAATAATACCTTTCCTTGGTTAAACCTTGAAGAAAAAGGTGTTGAAATTAGATTTGCTAAAATAAATGAAGACAATAGCATAGACCCAGAATCCATTGAAAAACTAATTAATAATAAAACAAGAGTAGTTGCTATTGCTGCTGTAAGATTCAATAGTGGATTTAGACCCAATTTAGCTGTAATAGCAAAAATAGCACATAAGAATGATGCATTGTTTGTTGTTGATGCTGCACAAGCAGCTGGAATGCTTCCTCTTGATGTGCAAAAAGATGGAATTGATGTAATGTCTGGCTGTGGTTTTAAATGGTTATTAGGTATGCACGGAACGGGGTTTTTATATGTTAATAAAAGAGTTATAAAAAGAATTAATCCCATCTTACCTGGTATGTTTTCAGCTGATGCTGTTTATGATAAACTTTCTTATCATGAGGACTCTAGGAAATTTGAGACTGGAACACTTGCTTACACACTTTTTGATGCGTGGAGAGAAGGTTTACAATTATTACTTGATCTTGGCATAGATAATATTTATGAAAAAGCTTTAGAGAACACAGATATTTTGATTGAAGGTCTTAGAAAAAAGAACTATCAAATAGTTTCCCCTACAAAAAAACGTGAAAACAGAACAGCTATTGTTCATTTTAATGCAGGTTCTTTAGAAAAAACAAAAGCTCTTTATATAAAACTAAAAGAAAACGATATTCAAGTCTCTTTACAGGCTTCAAATATAAGAATAAGCCCCAACTTTTTTACTACAAAAGAAGAGTTAAGAAAATTCTTAGCTGTGGTATAA
- a CDS encoding leucine-rich repeat domain-containing protein — MNEIKDDLIISIEEAKKTGILNLDFTKYNLQDIPNEIFKLDNLTSLDIRNFRESFISESLGNLVNLEELTFINCMLIKIPDAISNLKKLKKFTFMMTFEKDLSSKLESLPDSFGMLENLRELDLMDAKLTFLPKSMEKLINLEFLSLYGNCLKEFPKCIKYMKKLNYINLNNNSEIKSIPDFILELTSLESLAIGPIGINSFPSILVKLVNLRGLYLQENNLKTIPESIGKLVNLRKLSLHGNQIKKIPESIGKLVNLTSFLIDNNQIKKLPESIKNLKNLKEFNFIKNKFDVPPEINKLKPIEIINEILKYQKAEIEGTLEPIHEAKIIFIGESNYGKTHLIELLQNGKIKRKINTTHGIERSKILISNKIKDIRLNIWDLGGQEFMRSTHQFFFSERTLYVLVTLARRERKELNHWLKLANQLGKKAPVLIVINKIDIDSHDLDRTSLERDYPNIVGFVRTCINNYDKVNSSDTIDELKNKIFEVIRNKDLMPSVYELRPIDWFKVKEELEKLEDEGKDFISYEEYEKLNFIKNLPEDEKKINLKLLSMLGSVISFVDDPRLIDTNVINPQWIMDGVYAIINDSIVKDQNKGKLNINDLERILPKDKFPKSRHTYLLDLMKRFNLCYEAKDEVGIYFIPDLFEDIEPKFDWKDDNLMHFRYDYDDFSPDAFMTRFIVEMNHDIVDKKRWRSGVYISNGSCQAKIYQSYRKNYINIEISGNNQDRRSYLYSIREIFRKLHEPFKNMNILKEVKYKDYWLDYERLSKLEEKNKPWYHEKLDEDLPITDLLNGYSSPKERDGTLQIIKIFLASSYELKEDREQFEIFINRKNKRLIDEGVFLKLEIWEDFIDAMSQTRLQNEYNTVIEQSDIFVSLFFTKVGKYTKEEFEIAFGQFKATGKPIIYTYFKNANINAEDITEEIQSLLDFKKRLKELDHFRTVYDNIYDLKEQFGNQLEKILPKK; from the coding sequence ATGAATGAAATAAAGGATGATTTAATTATTTCTATTGAAGAAGCTAAAAAAACCGGAATATTGAATTTAGATTTTACTAAATATAACTTACAAGATATACCTAATGAGATTTTTAAATTAGATAATTTAACTTCATTAGATATAAGAAATTTTAGAGAAAGCTTTATTTCTGAATCCCTTGGAAACTTAGTGAATCTAGAAGAACTTACTTTTATTAACTGTATGTTAATAAAAATACCAGATGCCATTAGTAATTTAAAAAAGTTAAAAAAATTTACTTTTATGATGACTTTTGAGAAGGACTTATCGTCTAAATTAGAGTCACTTCCTGATTCTTTTGGAATGTTGGAAAATCTTAGAGAATTAGATTTGATGGATGCCAAATTAACCTTTCTTCCTAAAAGTATGGAAAAGCTAATAAACCTGGAATTTCTTTCATTATATGGGAACTGCCTTAAGGAGTTTCCTAAATGTATAAAATATATGAAAAAATTAAATTATATAAATTTAAATAATAATTCTGAAATAAAAAGTATTCCAGATTTTATTTTAGAATTAACTTCACTAGAAAGTCTTGCTATAGGTCCAATTGGAATTAATAGCTTTCCTTCTATTCTTGTAAAGCTTGTAAATCTTAGAGGACTTTACCTACAAGAAAACAACTTAAAAACTATACCTGAAAGTATAGGAAAGTTAGTTAATTTAAGAAAACTTTCACTGCATGGTAATCAAATAAAAAAGATTCCTGAAAGTATAGGAAAATTGGTTAATTTAACAAGTTTTTTGATAGACAATAATCAAATTAAAAAGCTTCCTGAGAGTATAAAAAATTTAAAAAACTTAAAGGAATTTAATTTTATAAAGAATAAATTTGATGTTCCTCCTGAAATAAATAAATTAAAGCCTATTGAAATTATAAATGAAATATTAAAATATCAGAAAGCTGAAATAGAAGGTACTCTCGAACCTATACATGAAGCAAAAATTATATTTATAGGTGAAAGTAATTATGGAAAAACACACCTTATCGAATTACTTCAAAATGGCAAAATTAAAAGGAAAATAAATACTACGCATGGAATTGAGAGAAGTAAAATTTTAATTTCAAATAAAATAAAAGATATACGTCTTAATATTTGGGATCTTGGTGGACAAGAATTTATGCGAAGTACACATCAATTCTTTTTTTCTGAACGTACTTTATATGTCTTAGTAACTCTTGCACGCAGAGAAAGAAAAGAGCTTAATCACTGGTTAAAGTTAGCCAATCAATTAGGTAAAAAAGCACCTGTTTTAATTGTAATAAATAAAATAGATATAGATTCCCATGATTTAGATAGAACAAGTCTCGAAAGAGATTATCCAAATATTGTTGGATTTGTAAGAACTTGTATCAATAATTATGATAAAGTGAATTCAAGTGATACTATTGACGAATTAAAAAATAAAATATTTGAAGTAATAAGGAATAAAGACCTTATGCCTAGTGTATATGAGCTACGTCCTATAGATTGGTTTAAAGTAAAAGAAGAATTAGAAAAATTGGAAGATGAAGGTAAAGATTTTATTTCGTATGAAGAGTATGAAAAATTGAATTTTATAAAAAATCTACCTGAAGATGAAAAAAAAATAAATCTAAAACTTCTTAGTATGCTTGGATCAGTTATAAGCTTTGTAGATGATCCCCGATTAATAGATACTAATGTTATAAATCCTCAGTGGATTATGGATGGTGTTTATGCAATTATTAATGATTCTATTGTAAAAGATCAAAACAAAGGTAAATTAAATATTAATGATTTGGAACGTATTTTACCAAAAGATAAATTTCCTAAAAGTAGACACACATATCTTTTAGATTTAATGAAAAGATTTAATCTTTGTTATGAAGCAAAAGATGAAGTCGGGATCTATTTTATCCCTGATCTTTTTGAAGATATAGAACCTAAATTTGATTGGAAAGATGATAATTTAATGCATTTTAGATATGACTATGATGATTTTTCTCCTGATGCATTTATGACCAGATTTATTGTTGAGATGAATCATGATATTGTAGATAAAAAACGTTGGAGAAGTGGAGTGTATATTTCAAATGGTTCATGTCAAGCAAAGATTTATCAATCTTATCGTAAAAATTATATAAATATTGAGATAAGCGGAAACAATCAAGATCGTAGAAGTTATTTATATTCTATTAGAGAAATCTTTAGGAAACTACATGAACCATTTAAAAACATGAATATACTAAAAGAGGTAAAGTATAAAGATTATTGGCTTGATTATGAACGGTTATCAAAATTAGAAGAAAAAAATAAACCTTGGTATCATGAGAAATTAGATGAAGACTTACCTATTACAGATCTATTAAATGGGTATTCCTCGCCAAAAGAAAGAGATGGTACTTTGCAAATCATTAAAATATTCCTTGCATCATCTTATGAGTTAAAAGAAGATAGAGAACAGTTTGAGATTTTTATTAATCGTAAAAATAAAAGATTAATTGATGAAGGTGTTTTCTTGAAACTTGAAATTTGGGAAGATTTCATTGATGCAATGTCTCAAACTAGATTACAAAATGAATATAATACTGTAATAGAACAATCCGATATTTTTGTAAGTTTATTTTTTACAAAAGTTGGTAAATATACTAAAGAAGAATTTGAAATAGCTTTTGGTCAATTTAAAGCAACAGGTAAGCCCATAATTTATACATATTTTAAAAATGCAAATATTAATGCAGAAGATATAACCGAAGAAATTCAAAGTTTATTAGATTTTAAAAAGAGACTTAAAGAGTTAGATCACTTTAGAACAGTTTATGATAATATTTACGATTTAAAGGAACAGTTTGGGAATCAGTTAGAGAAGATATTGCCAAAAAAATAA
- a CDS encoding type II toxin-antitoxin system RelE/ParE family toxin, translating to MSKYQIAETKTFEKVKKKIDKKLYSKIVNFVYPQLRENPYYGTNIKKLKDNLEGYYRYRIGNYRLFYLIKDDKLIIAIVDFKHRQKAYE from the coding sequence TTGTCTAAGTATCAAATTGCTGAAACTAAAACTTTTGAAAAAGTTAAGAAAAAAATTGATAAAAAGTTATATTCAAAAATTGTAAATTTTGTGTATCCTCAACTTCGAGAAAATCCATATTATGGTACTAATATTAAAAAACTAAAAGATAATCTTGAAGGCTATTATCGATATAGAATTGGAAATTATAGACTTTTTTATCTAATAAAAGATGATAAACTGATTATCGCTATTGTTGATTTTAAACATAGGCAGAAAGCTTATGAATAG
- a CDS encoding dihydrodipicolinate synthase family protein: MNKREASNTDWLYTVMPAVFTWLKESESGALEIDFDETRRQAEYVLKAQGKGGSRMGGLVASGTLGENSYLSNEQRLSLLKSLSEVAKEYNVPLISGAVAETKEEIAKIIAGLATVGVDTVMVMPPKTKALPSDEDMYAYYALAATAAKEAGVTIMPYNNPDAAGYHAISTNILRKLAELPEVVALKISTIDVSTIETLMLENKDLKILAGVDTVTVYAGLAGACGGITGVGTVFPKASVTMQEYVLKGEWAEAYKVSQAMNSISYLDGQPLLMEYLKFAMGIHHNDAVGGLRTLGKKLTPEQIEDVRARYTLAKERVDALGLLD; this comes from the coding sequence ATGAATAAAAGAGAAGCAAGTAATACAGATTGGCTTTATACGGTTATGCCGGCCGTTTTTACATGGCTAAAAGAGTCAGAATCCGGTGCTCTTGAAATTGACTTTGATGAAACACGAAGACAGGCTGAATATGTTTTAAAAGCTCAAGGAAAGGGCGGAAGCAGAATGGGCGGACTTGTCGCTTCTGGTACTTTAGGTGAGAATAGTTACCTGAGCAACGAACAACGTCTTTCTTTACTTAAATCCCTTTCTGAAGTTGCTAAAGAATATAATGTTCCATTGATCAGTGGAGCTGTGGCAGAAACAAAAGAAGAGATTGCTAAAATCATTGCAGGACTAGCAACGGTTGGTGTGGATACTGTTATGGTTATGCCTCCAAAAACTAAGGCACTTCCTTCTGATGAAGATATGTATGCGTACTATGCTCTTGCTGCAACAGCTGCAAAAGAGGCAGGCGTAACAATTATGCCTTACAACAACCCTGATGCAGCCGGATATCATGCGATCTCAACAAATATTCTTAGAAAACTTGCTGAGCTACCTGAAGTAGTTGCTCTTAAAATATCGACTATAGATGTTTCAACTATTGAAACACTGATGTTAGAGAACAAAGATTTAAAAATCTTGGCAGGTGTTGACACTGTTACTGTATATGCTGGACTTGCTGGAGCATGCGGTGGTATTACCGGTGTAGGTACTGTATTCCCAAAAGCTAGTGTTACTATGCAGGAGTATGTTTTAAAAGGAGAATGGGCTGAGGCATACAAAGTTTCTCAGGCTATGAACTCTATTTCATATCTTGATGGTCAACCGCTGCTTATGGAATACCTTAAGTTTGCAATGGGAATTCATCATAATGATGCTGTTGGAGGACTTCGTACTCTTGGTAAAAAATTAACTCCAGAGCAAATTGAAGATGTTCGCGCAAGATATACTCTAGCAAAAGAAAGAGTTGATGCATTGGGTTTATTAGACTAA
- the gatA gene encoding Asp-tRNA(Asn)/Glu-tRNA(Gln) amidotransferase subunit GatA yields MITLKEALALNSDEIKKLQADLLVKINESNIGSYIEQLDKTELSRTGAGIPIAIKNNINVKNWEITSASNILKGYISPYNATVIDKLEKAGLSAFGKANMDEFAMGSSTDTSCYGKTLNPHDNNKTAGGSSGGSAASVASGTAICALGTDTGGSIRQPAAYCGVVGMKPTYGRVSRFGITAYSSSLDQCGPITQNVEDAAILYDIISGHDPKDSTSANVEYIKVTPNLDKNRKLTIAVIDDFLLQASKDVQDAHALAVKALEDEGHTIIHKKMLDSSKVLSSYYIVATAEASANLARMDGIRFGARKGDGNLSNMYLQTKTQGFGKEVQKRIMLGAFVLSSGYYDAYYIKAQKIRHLIKDEYDAIFKDADLILSPVAPTTAPKFDAFSSSLEMYLSDIYTISVNLAGLPAISVPVCKSEEGMPVGLQLIAKAFDEQTLFDGALSLESVVNYTK; encoded by the coding sequence TTGATTACACTTAAAGAAGCATTGGCTTTAAACAGCGATGAAATCAAAAAATTACAAGCAGATTTATTAGTTAAAATTAATGAATCAAACATTGGCTCTTATATAGAACAATTAGACAAAACAGAACTATCACGCACTGGCGCTGGTATTCCAATTGCAATCAAAAATAATATTAATGTTAAAAACTGGGAGATTACAAGTGCCAGTAATATCTTAAAAGGGTATATCTCTCCTTACAATGCAACCGTTATTGATAAATTAGAAAAAGCGGGATTAAGCGCATTTGGAAAAGCAAATATGGATGAGTTTGCAATGGGAAGTTCAACGGATACTTCTTGTTATGGTAAAACATTAAATCCACATGATAATAATAAAACTGCAGGAGGAAGCTCTGGGGGTTCTGCTGCTTCAGTTGCATCTGGAACTGCTATTTGTGCTCTAGGAACTGATACTGGGGGTTCAATTAGGCAACCTGCCGCTTATTGTGGTGTTGTTGGAATGAAACCTACGTATGGAAGAGTTTCTCGATTTGGAATTACTGCTTATTCTTCTTCTTTGGATCAATGTGGACCTATTACTCAAAATGTAGAAGATGCTGCTATTTTATACGATATTATTTCTGGACACGATCCAAAAGATTCAACATCTGCAAATGTTGAATATATAAAAGTGACTCCTAATTTAGACAAAAATAGAAAACTTACCATTGCTGTAATTGATGATTTTTTATTACAAGCCAGCAAAGATGTTCAAGATGCACATGCTTTAGCTGTTAAAGCCTTAGAAGATGAAGGCCATACAATTATTCATAAAAAGATGTTAGATTCTTCTAAAGTCCTTTCTTCTTATTATATAGTTGCAACGGCTGAAGCCTCTGCTAACTTAGCAAGAATGGATGGTATCAGGTTTGGTGCTAGAAAAGGCGATGGAAACTTATCCAATATGTACTTACAAACAAAAACACAAGGTTTTGGAAAGGAAGTACAAAAAAGAATTATGTTAGGGGCTTTTGTATTAAGCTCAGGATATTACGATGCGTATTATATTAAAGCGCAAAAAATTAGACATTTAATAAAAGATGAATACGATGCTATATTTAAAGACGCTGATTTAATACTTTCACCAGTAGCTCCTACAACTGCACCAAAATTTGATGCGTTTTCTAGCTCACTGGAAATGTATTTATCAGATATTTATACAATCTCTGTAAACCTTGCAGGATTACCTGCAATTTCAGTACCTGTTTGTAAAAGTGAAGAAGGAATGCCAGTAGGGCTTCAATTAATAGCAAAAGCATTTGATGAACAAACATTATTTGATGGCGCGTTAAGTTTAGAATCTGTTGTAAATTATACAAAATAA
- the guaB gene encoding IMP dehydrogenase — protein MRIRKRALTFEDVLLVPAASNVLPKEVKLQTQLTKKITLNVPFVSAAMDTVTEYEAAIAMARLGGIGIIHKNMDIKAQALQVTKVKRSESGMITDPITIRKEQTLQDAEDIMASYKISGVPVVDDNNNLLGIITNRDMRFTKDFSKKIEAKMTKMPLITALKGTTLEEAADVMHTNKIEKLPIVDSLNKLIGLITIKDINKKREHPNACKDDKGRLRVGAAIGVGQLDRATALVEAGVDVLVLDSAHGHSKGILDSVTAIKKALGVEIIAGNVATSEATKALIDAGADCVKVGIGPGSICTTRIVAGVGVPQISAIDECAIEAAKYGIPVIADGGIKYSGDVAKALAVGASCVMMGSALAGTDESPGDLILYQGRKFKSYRGMGSIGAMTQGSTDRYFQEGTASDKLVPEGIEGRVAYRGSIADIIHQMVGGLRSSMGYLGSKDIETFQATAEFVEITSAGLKESHVHDVTITNEAPNYHV, from the coding sequence ATGAGAATTAGAAAAAGAGCACTTACATTTGAAGATGTATTGTTAGTACCAGCCGCATCAAACGTATTACCAAAAGAGGTAAAATTACAAACACAATTAACAAAAAAGATTACTTTAAACGTCCCTTTTGTATCAGCAGCAATGGATACTGTTACTGAATACGAAGCAGCAATAGCAATGGCACGATTAGGTGGTATTGGTATTATTCATAAAAATATGGATATTAAAGCACAGGCTTTACAAGTTACAAAAGTAAAAAGAAGTGAATCAGGAATGATTACAGATCCAATTACTATTAGAAAAGAACAAACACTTCAAGATGCTGAAGATATTATGGCATCTTACAAAATCTCAGGAGTTCCTGTTGTTGATGATAATAATAACTTATTAGGAATTATTACAAACAGAGATATGAGATTTACAAAAGATTTTTCAAAAAAAATCGAAGCTAAAATGACAAAAATGCCTTTAATCACTGCTTTAAAAGGTACTACCTTAGAAGAAGCAGCAGATGTTATGCATACCAATAAAATTGAAAAATTACCTATTGTTGATTCTTTGAATAAATTAATTGGTTTAATTACGATTAAAGATATTAATAAAAAAAGAGAACATCCAAATGCATGTAAAGATGATAAAGGACGTTTAAGAGTTGGAGCTGCTATTGGAGTTGGACAACTTGACCGTGCTACTGCACTTGTTGAAGCAGGAGTTGATGTTTTAGTTTTAGATTCTGCTCATGGTCATTCAAAAGGTATTTTAGATTCAGTTACTGCTATTAAAAAAGCCTTAGGTGTTGAAATTATTGCTGGAAACGTAGCAACAAGTGAAGCTACAAAAGCGTTAATTGATGCAGGGGCAGATTGTGTAAAAGTAGGTATTGGTCCAGGATCAATTTGTACAACTAGAATTGTAGCAGGTGTTGGGGTTCCTCAAATTTCTGCTATTGATGAGTGTGCTATTGAAGCAGCTAAATACGGAATTCCTGTTATTGCTGATGGTGGAATTAAATACTCAGGGGATGTTGCAAAAGCTTTAGCAGTTGGAGCATCTTGTGTTATGATGGGATCTGCATTAGCAGGAACTGATGAAAGTCCTGGGGATTTAATTCTTTACCAAGGTAGAAAATTCAAATCATACAGAGGAATGGGTTCTATTGGAGCTATGACTCAAGGTAGTACAGACAGATATTTCCAAGAAGGAACAGCTTCTGATAAACTGGTACCTGAAGGAATTGAAGGACGTGTTGCTTATAGAGGAAGTATTGCAGATATCATTCACCAAATGGTAGGAGGATTACGGTCTTCTATGGGATATTTAGGAAGTAAAGATATAGAAACGTTCCAAGCTACGGCTGAGTTTGTTGAGATTACTAGTGCTGGGCTTAAAGAGAGTCATGTGCATGATGTTACAATTACGAACGAAGCACCAAACTACCACGTCTAA